The DNA segment TCCGTCTGGAACTCGCCTTCGAACGGGCGTTCTACGGCCTCGATGCGCGCAAGCCACTTCACGCTGGCCATGCCGTACCAGCCGGGAACGATCAGCCGCAGCGGAGCGCCGAACCGGGCGGGGATCGGCTCGGCGTTCATTTCCCAGGCGAGGAGCGTGTCCGGGTCCGTCGCCACTTCCCGGGGCAGGGAACGCTGGTACCCACCTCCATCGGCGCCGGTGAACACCACTTCCACGGCGCTCTCCCGCAGCTCGAGAACGGAGCGCAGCGGGACGCCGGTCCACTGGGCCGTGCTGACGGCCCGATGCGCCCACTGCTCGCCGGACACGGGCGGATCGATCATCGCGCGCCCGTTTCCGGCGCATTCGGTGACGACGGTTTTCGTCACTGCAGGCATCCGCCGAAGCTGGCGCACGGGCACCATCCGCGGCGTGATCACCGCACCCGCGATTTCGACGGCGTGCGAGTCGCCGAGCCGCGGAATGGCGAAATGGCAGCGGAGGAAGCGTTCTTCCGCCGGCGTGATCAGCCGTCCGAACGCGGCATCGGGTGCCTCCGCGTTGACGGGGTCGCGGGAATGGATGCGCCGGCCCTCTGCATCGAGGACGGAAAGTGACTCGATCTCTGCCTGGACCCGCATTCGCCGCCGCGACGGGAAGGTAGGTCCTCGGTGCCTCTATGTCAGGGGGCCGGCGCTTGCCCGGCTGCCACTCGGCGCCGTTACCGCGCGGCTTCCCGCCTGACGGCGCGGAGCGATTCGGCGGCGAGCGCGATGGCAGCACCCAGGAGAACGACGTCCTTGAGCAGGAAGCCGTGCGCCGGGTGCATGGGCGAAAGGGCGCCGGGTGTCGAGAAGAGGAACGAGACCGTGCTGACGAAGGTGGCGACCGCGAGCGCGCCGCCGATGACCGACGCACGGGCGGAGATCGGGCGGACGGCGAGGAGCGCGGCCGTGACCAGCTCGGAAGTTCCGATGATCCGGGAGACGCCTTCGTCGGTGAAGAACGCGTAGAGCCAGCTCATGAGCGGGCTGTTGGCGACGAGCGGCTTGATTGCGGCGGCCTCGGCGGCGGTGAATTTGAGGGCGCCGAAGAGAACGAAGATGAGGACGAGCGCGTAGCGCAACACGCTGATCCCGATGGATTCGAGGGTGGCGCCGCGGTCGGCGGTGGTGGGCGAAAAAGCGGCTCGAAGCTCGACACTGGTGCTCATGACGATCCTCCTGGGATTGGAAGGGAAGGCAGTTCGTGCTCTTGAGGTCGCGGAAGGTCAGGAAACGTTACGCGGGCGTAACGTCAGGGTGCGTTTCCGGACTTGATCGGCGATATCGACGCAGCGTGAGGAGGCTTCCATGGATGCGGACGCGATCGTCATCGGCGCGGGGCAAGCGGCCGTACCGCTCGCGGTAAGGCTCGCCAAATCCGGACGGCGGACGCTGCTGGTCGAGCGATCGCGCCTCGGCGGTACCTGCGTGAACTACGGCTGCACGCCCACGAAGACCATGGTGGCGAGCGCGCGCGCCGCGCACGTGGCGCGCACCTCGGGGCGCCTGGGCGTCGAGTGCGGAGTGCCGCGCGTGGACTTCAAGGCGATCGTCGCGCGGAAGGATGCCGTCGTGCGGCAGTGGCGCGAAGGGATTCAATCCCGGCTCGAAGGCGCTCGCGATCACCTCAGGGTCGTGCACGGACATGCCCGATTCACCGGGGAGCGCGAGATCGAGGCGGCGGGAGAGCGCCACCGGGCGGAGATCTTCGTCATCGACGTCGGCGTCCGGCCGGCAACGCCGGAAATCGAGGGGCTTGCCGCCCTCCCCTGGCTCGACAACCGGCGCGTGATGGAGCTGGAGGCGCTGCCCGAGCACCTCGTCGTCATCGGCGGCGGATACATCGGATGCGAGTTCGCGCAGATGTTCCGGCGTTTCGGAGCGGCGGTGACGGTGGTGCAGCGAGGGTCGCATCTGCTCGACCGCGAGGACCCCGACGTCTCGGAGGCGCTGGAAGGGGTCTTCAGCGCCGAAGGAATCGACGTCGTTGTCGGCGCTGGCGTGCGCCGCGCCGCGGCGGGCGCTTCCGGCGTCGCGATCACACTGCAGGACGGCCGCCGGATCGACGGCTCGCACGTCCTGGTGGCGGTGGGTCGCCGGCCCAACACCGACGATCTCGGGTGCGAGCGCGCCGGGATTGGTCTCGATGGGCGCGGCTTCATCAAGGTCGACGACCGTTACAGGACCAGCGCGGAGGGCATCTATGCCGTGGGGGACGTCACGGGCGGTCCGCAATTCACGCACACCGCATGGGACGACCACCGCATCCTCTT comes from the Deltaproteobacteria bacterium genome and includes:
- a CDS encoding sulfite oxidase; this translates as MRVQAEIESLSVLDAEGRRIHSRDPVNAEAPDAAFGRLITPAEERFLRCHFAIPRLGDSHAVEIAGAVITPRMVPVRQLRRMPAVTKTVVTECAGNGRAMIDPPVSGEQWAHRAVSTAQWTGVPLRSVLELRESAVEVVFTGADGGGYQRSLPREVATDPDTLLAWEMNAEPIPARFGAPLRLIVPGWYGMASVKWLARIEAVERPFEGEFQTEKYVYAPGDPVTRVRVKSMFTGLEERVRAGARILLSGLAWSGDGIDGVDVEIDGQRHPARLVGPALPHSWRRFELRWTPKVRGRYLLACRATDLQGRTQPDEPEWNELGYGNNAVQRVLITAI
- a CDS encoding DUF417 family protein, translated to MSTSVELRAAFSPTTADRGATLESIGISVLRYALVLIFVLFGALKFTAAEAAAIKPLVANSPLMSWLYAFFTDEGVSRIIGTSELVTAALLAVRPISARASVIGGALAVATFVSTVSFLFSTPGALSPMHPAHGFLLKDVVLLGAAIALAAESLRAVRREAAR
- a CDS encoding mercuric reductase, which produces MDADAIVIGAGQAAVPLAVRLAKSGRRTLLVERSRLGGTCVNYGCTPTKTMVASARAAHVARTSGRLGVECGVPRVDFKAIVARKDAVVRQWREGIQSRLEGARDHLRVVHGHARFTGEREIEAAGERHRAEIFVIDVGVRPATPEIEGLAALPWLDNRRVMELEALPEHLVVIGGGYIGCEFAQMFRRFGAAVTVVQRGSHLLDREDPDVSEALEGVFSAEGIDVVVGAGVRRAAAGASGVAITLQDGRRIDGSHVLVAVGRRPNTDDLGCERAGIGLDGRGFIKVDDRYRTSAEGIYAVGDVTGGPQFTHTAWDDHRILFDVLTGRSARSRSGRVIPYVVFTDPQVAGVGLNEREARARGVRFDVAKMPFGQVARAIEIDETAGLLKLLVDPQTERIVGANIVGAEAGELIHVFAALMQAGATARAVVDVEMAHPTFAEGVQSVAMQLPRYALG